One window of the Anomaloglossus baeobatrachus isolate aAnoBae1 chromosome 12, aAnoBae1.hap1, whole genome shotgun sequence genome contains the following:
- the LOC142257650 gene encoding olfactory receptor 10A4-like — protein sequence MHDVNKTTVTEFVLLGFTGFDTFEKILFYVAILAYVVCIFGNIAIIALVRLEPSLHTPMYFFLTVFAVLKILFVSVTIPKLLALIFQTTETISMVGCFGQMYALNALGETECFLLALMVFDRYLAIIHPLHYSTIMTHAFCCELAALPWMAGFIISVMPTLSTILLEYCGPNQINQFFCDLAPLQNLACSDSFFSNLATQLAAVLSVVFPFLTIVAFYTHIINTILNIRSAEGKHKAFSTCSSHLIVACLFYCTVIAVYIRPKGSQEDKFLALMYTVVTPPLNPFIYTLRNRKVKNSLRKLLRRLLKGNLMLSS from the coding sequence ATGCATGATGTTAATAAAACCACAGTTACGGAATTTGTTCTCTTGGGCTTTACTGGCTTTGATACATTTGAGAAAATCCTTTTTTATGTTGCTATCTTGGCATATGTTGTGTGTATATTCGGTAACATTGCTATTATCGCATTAGTGCGACTTGAACCTTCTCTGCATACTCCTATGTACTTTTTTCTCACTGTGTTTGCTGTTCTAAAAATATTATTTGTTTCGGTAACTATTCCAAAACTCTTAGCCCTCATTTTTCAGACTACAGAGACCATATCTATGGTTGGTTGTTTTGGACAGATGTATGCCTTAAATGCTTTAGGCGAAACCGAGTGCTTTCTACTTGCGCTCATGGTCTTTGATCGATACTTGGCTATCATCCACCCCTTACATTATTCAACTATAATGACCCATGCTTTTTGTTGTGAATTAGCGGCTCTTCCCTGGATGGCTGGATTCATTATTTCTGTTATGCCTACACTTTCCACCATTCTTCTCGAATACTGTGGTCCCAATCAGATCAACCAGTTCTTCTGCGACTTGGCTCCGTTGCAAAACTTGGCTTGTTCAGACTCATTTTTTAGCAACTTGGCCACCCAGTTAGCAGCTGTTCTTTCCGTTGTGTTTCCATTTCtcaccattgtagcattttacactCACATTATAAATACCATATTAAATATTAGGAGTGCGGAAGGCAAACACAAAGCATTTTCCACGTGCTCTTCCCACCTTATTGTTGCTTGTCTATTTTATTGCACAGTTATCGCCGTCTACATCAGACCAAAAGGGAGTCAGGAAGATAAATTTCTGGCACTCATGTACACTGTGGTGACTCCACCATTAAACCCGTTTATTTATACTTTAAGAAATAGAAAGGTGAAAAATTCTTTAAGAAAACTATTGAGGCGACTTCTGAAAGGAAATTTGATGTTGTCTTCTTAA